From the Natrarchaeobaculum aegyptiacum genome, one window contains:
- the cheY gene encoding chemotaxis protein CheY has protein sequence MDVLITDDSGFMRDLLREILEEEHTVVGEAENGVEAVELYQEKQPDIVFMDIVMPIKDGIEATGEITDMDPDATVVMCTSVEQAEQMKESIKAGAEGYITKPFQKESVLEEINSIAAD, from the coding sequence ATGGATGTGCTGATCACAGACGATTCTGGGTTTATGCGTGATCTCCTCCGGGAAATTCTCGAGGAAGAACACACCGTCGTCGGCGAGGCTGAAAACGGCGTGGAAGCGGTCGAACTGTACCAGGAGAAACAGCCCGACATCGTCTTCATGGATATCGTGATGCCGATCAAAGACGGTATCGAGGCGACCGGCGAGATCACCGACATGGATCCGGACGCGACGGTCGTGATGTGTACGAGCGTCGAGCAGGCCGAGCAGATGAAAGAGTCGATCAAAGCCGGCGCCGAGGGATACATCACGAAGCCGTTCCAGAAGGAGAGTGTCCTAGAAGAGATAAACAGCATCGCAGCCGACTGA
- a CDS encoding chemotaxis protein CheC gives MEIDIRELETYQTLAHDGAQSAAQSLSQLTGISTHVQVTDVSLMSPSSLSYEFIGDEFAGVNIDLTGEIAGEVVLAFDEQGRRAITETLVPADDPEKQKSSIKEVGNIMTSGFVDGWANYLEAKIKSSPPTYIEGTGSDILPTSASEGDTHLFVFRSRVEASKDSSTDPIDFRILLVPDSASLERSLQPKTENIVSLEKLEVFNEMTKEGAEKSAQNISSMTGIETTVNVSRLSLVPIEDIPNRVGSKRFVGTVMEFRGKLGGFLVILFDQPSGRAVVDSLVPMETDGDWGEMEQGALRELGNIMTSGFVDGWANVLNAEIKHSPPEFVADTGASVLRPITAQIAETDDHAFMLDSNIQTDSDQVFTCQMLALPRRDELEDALDDLLLENAENTEVNPEDLF, from the coding sequence ATGGAAATCGATATCCGCGAGCTCGAGACCTACCAGACGCTCGCCCACGACGGTGCACAGTCGGCCGCCCAGTCACTCTCACAGCTTACCGGGATCAGTACGCACGTCCAGGTCACCGACGTGTCCCTGATGTCTCCATCGAGTCTGAGCTACGAGTTCATCGGCGACGAGTTCGCCGGCGTCAACATCGATCTGACCGGCGAGATCGCCGGCGAGGTCGTCCTCGCGTTCGACGAGCAGGGACGACGGGCGATCACCGAGACGCTCGTCCCGGCCGACGACCCCGAGAAGCAAAAGAGTTCGATCAAGGAGGTCGGCAACATCATGACCAGCGGCTTCGTCGACGGCTGGGCGAACTACCTCGAGGCCAAGATCAAGAGTTCGCCACCGACCTACATCGAAGGGACGGGAAGCGACATCCTCCCGACGTCCGCGAGCGAGGGCGACACCCACCTGTTCGTCTTCCGCAGTCGCGTCGAAGCCTCCAAGGACTCGAGCACCGATCCGATCGACTTCCGGATCCTCCTCGTCCCGGATTCGGCATCACTCGAGCGGTCGCTCCAGCCAAAGACGGAAAACATCGTCTCGCTGGAAAAGCTCGAGGTATTCAACGAGATGACCAAGGAAGGTGCCGAGAAGTCGGCCCAGAACATCTCCTCGATGACAGGGATCGAAACCACGGTCAACGTGAGTCGGCTGAGCCTGGTGCCGATCGAGGACATCCCCAACCGGGTCGGGAGCAAGCGGTTCGTCGGCACCGTCATGGAGTTCCGAGGGAAACTCGGCGGCTTCCTCGTGATCCTGTTCGACCAGCCCTCGGGACGTGCCGTCGTGGACTCGCTCGTGCCGATGGAGACCGACGGCGACTGGGGCGAGATGGAACAGGGTGCCCTGCGAGAACTCGGCAACATCATGACCAGCGGCTTCGTCGACGGCTGGGCGAACGTTCTCAACGCCGAGATCAAACACTCGCCCCCGGAGTTCGTCGCTGACACTGGTGCCTCGGTCCTGCGACCGATCACGGCCCAGATCGCCGAGACCGACGACCACGCGTTCATGCTGGACTCGAACATCCAGACCGACTCCGACCAGGTGTTCACCTGCCAGATGCTCGCGCTCCCACGCCGGGACGAACTCGAGGACGCCCTCGACGACCTGCTGCTCGAGAACGCAGAGAACACGGAAGTCAACCCAGAAGACCTCTTCTGA
- a CDS encoding MinD/ParA family ATP-binding protein, translating to MIAIAGSKGRCGTPTVTLGIAEALGRTDTPVVAIDADRQLPNLHVLTDCDRSPTAADRVDGADVTTVAQRHPRDAHVGVVPAPRPGEAFDFGALPAATPDGIQVLVDCPSGAGPDVVDPLESARGMIAVTTPTERGLEAAETTLEMARRLRVPVYGVVCNRCTDPPGRVTRWDGVAVLGCVPERTSTLESEDVAAAFDDASSGSSDGS from the coding sequence ATGATCGCCATCGCCGGCTCCAAAGGGAGGTGTGGAACCCCCACGGTGACCCTCGGCATCGCCGAGGCACTCGGCCGCACAGACACGCCCGTCGTGGCCATCGACGCCGACAGACAGCTGCCGAACCTCCACGTCCTGACCGACTGCGACCGCTCGCCGACGGCCGCCGACCGCGTGGACGGTGCGGACGTGACGACTGTCGCCCAGCGCCATCCCCGCGACGCTCACGTCGGGGTCGTCCCCGCGCCGCGCCCCGGGGAAGCGTTCGACTTCGGCGCGCTCCCAGCGGCCACACCCGATGGCATCCAGGTGCTGGTCGACTGCCCGTCCGGTGCCGGACCAGACGTCGTCGACCCGCTCGAGTCCGCACGCGGGATGATCGCCGTCACGACGCCCACGGAACGCGGCCTCGAGGCCGCCGAGACGACCCTCGAGATGGCCCGACGGCTACGGGTTCCCGTCTACGGCGTCGTCTGTAACCGGTGTACGGATCCGCCCGGGAGAGTCACACGATGGGACGGCGTGGCGGTTCTCGGCTGCGTGCCCGAACGGACCTCGACGCTCGAAAGCGAGGACGTCGCGGCGGCGTTCGACGACGCCTCGAGCGGGAGTTCGGACGGGTCGTGA
- a CDS encoding MinD/ParA family ATP-binding protein, with product MIDCPVGLARDVGVVLACSDLAVLVTVPERPALVDGLRTGRLATELGSPVAAIALNLVTRDCDDRFAEWLTAHVGSDVTTIERDDAVAQSRWLPVAEVDSSVRAVEAYRSIAERLRRTHDRFANRRGVIQTDSAYLRLQAREEVRGPSCSSR from the coding sequence GTGATCGACTGCCCCGTCGGACTGGCTCGCGACGTCGGGGTGGTGCTCGCGTGTAGCGACCTCGCAGTCCTCGTAACGGTTCCCGAACGTCCGGCGCTGGTCGACGGACTCCGGACCGGACGGCTCGCCACGGAACTCGGAAGCCCGGTCGCGGCCATCGCACTCAACCTGGTCACCCGGGATTGCGACGACCGGTTCGCCGAGTGGCTCACAGCGCACGTGGGAAGCGACGTGACGACGATCGAGCGCGACGACGCCGTCGCGCAGTCCCGGTGGCTGCCAGTTGCCGAGGTCGACTCGAGCGTTCGCGCTGTCGAGGCCTACCGATCGATCGCCGAACGCCTTCGACGGACCCACGATCGGTTCGCGAATCGACGCGGTGTGATACAGACCGATAGCGCATACCTCCGTCTTCAGGCGCGGGAGGAGGTCAGGGGTCCATCCTGCAGTAGTCGGTGA
- a CDS encoding translation initiation factor eIF-2B — protein sequence MIDETVEEISEMQTHSSSVVAVTATRALEELLEREFATLEEYLRSLERNGSVLRRANPSHAALQNAVREVVSEVTEADPADVAEAKALTQERIDAVVSRVESGKTLAAENAAAMLADGETLLTHDYSSTVLEAIEQATAEGKRFEVYVTEARPRFIGRKTARALADVEGVEATLITDSANGVYLEECDRVVVGMDCIVDDTLYNRVGTFPIASTAAQLDVPVTVVGSAAKIVSEGFVFEPDYRSGSEVMLEPSEGFDVENPAYDATPVSLLESVVTDEGRVEF from the coding sequence ATGATCGACGAGACGGTCGAGGAGATATCGGAGATGCAGACCCACAGCTCCTCGGTGGTCGCGGTCACCGCCACCCGTGCCCTAGAGGAGTTACTCGAGCGGGAGTTCGCGACGCTCGAGGAGTATTTGCGGTCGCTCGAACGGAACGGGTCCGTGCTTCGGCGAGCGAATCCCTCGCACGCCGCACTCCAGAACGCCGTCAGGGAGGTTGTCTCCGAGGTAACGGAGGCCGACCCCGCCGACGTCGCCGAAGCGAAAGCACTCACGCAAGAGCGGATCGACGCGGTCGTCTCCCGCGTCGAGTCCGGCAAGACGCTCGCCGCGGAGAACGCTGCGGCGATGCTGGCAGATGGCGAGACGTTGCTGACCCACGACTACTCTTCGACCGTCCTCGAGGCGATCGAGCAGGCGACGGCGGAGGGAAAACGCTTCGAGGTGTACGTCACCGAGGCCCGGCCCCGATTCATCGGCCGGAAGACCGCCCGCGCGCTGGCCGACGTCGAGGGCGTCGAGGCGACGCTCATCACCGACAGCGCCAACGGCGTCTATCTCGAGGAGTGCGACCGGGTCGTCGTCGGCATGGACTGCATCGTCGACGACACGCTTTACAATCGGGTCGGGACCTTCCCCATCGCATCGACGGCGGCCCAGCTCGACGTCCCGGTGACCGTCGTCGGGTCGGCCGCCAAGATCGTCAGCGAAGGGTTCGTCTTCGAACCCGACTACCGCTCCGGAAGCGAGGTAATGCTCGAGCCAAGCGAGGGCTTCGACGTCGAAAACCCGGCGTACGACGCGACGCCGGTCTCCTTGCTCGAGAGCGTCGTGACCGACGAGGGACGGGTCGAGTTCTGA
- a CDS encoding Gfo/Idh/MocA family protein codes for MGSLHASTLEQLGADVVAGADLVERQRTRFAAEYDARTYETHDGLLTDDAVDAVVVTTPNRFHEPIAVAALETGRDVLVEKPLAHSLESAERIAAAAADSAGTLMVGFHNRYAASMLLFQQYRKRGRFGDLTHVEANYVRRRGVPGPGSWFTDPDLAGGGALLDIGVHALDLALYALDFPEVTEVTGVTRTTFGSKPDYADPDGFGTDWDGQNETYEVDDSVSAFLRTADGQTITLEAAWATNREESMDVRIRGTDAGAQFDVGDTNLTILEAGTVGTDHYADAELTGDPTATGYEDQDRAFLEAIRTGSEPETNTLEEALLVQRVIDAIYRSSELGRAVEVPPARDAATAEPASAAGSTTETDAHSSSAAETDGDGEADVDECPAVD; via the coding sequence ATGGGAAGCCTTCACGCGAGCACGCTCGAGCAACTCGGGGCCGACGTGGTCGCGGGGGCGGACCTCGTCGAGCGTCAACGAACGCGATTCGCCGCCGAGTACGACGCTCGAACCTACGAGACCCACGATGGATTACTCACGGACGACGCCGTCGACGCCGTCGTCGTCACGACGCCCAACCGGTTCCACGAACCCATCGCCGTGGCCGCCCTCGAGACGGGCCGTGACGTTCTCGTCGAGAAACCGCTCGCTCACTCTCTCGAGAGCGCAGAGCGGATCGCCGCGGCCGCGGCCGACTCTGCGGGCACACTGATGGTCGGCTTTCACAACCGCTATGCGGCCTCCATGCTGCTGTTCCAGCAGTACCGCAAACGTGGACGGTTCGGGGACCTGACACACGTCGAGGCCAACTACGTTCGCCGACGTGGCGTTCCGGGGCCGGGCTCGTGGTTCACCGACCCGGACCTCGCTGGCGGCGGCGCGCTGCTCGACATCGGCGTCCACGCATTGGATCTGGCCCTCTACGCGCTCGACTTTCCGGAGGTCACCGAGGTGACGGGCGTCACCCGGACGACGTTCGGTTCGAAACCCGATTACGCCGACCCGGACGGGTTCGGAACCGACTGGGATGGCCAGAACGAAACCTACGAGGTCGACGACTCGGTCAGCGCCTTCCTCCGGACGGCCGACGGACAGACGATCACCCTCGAGGCCGCCTGGGCGACTAATCGCGAAGAGAGCATGGACGTTCGCATCCGGGGGACCGACGCCGGCGCGCAGTTCGACGTCGGTGACACGAACCTGACGATCCTCGAGGCCGGAACCGTCGGCACCGACCACTACGCCGATGCCGAACTCACGGGCGATCCGACGGCGACCGGCTACGAAGACCAGGACCGGGCGTTCCTCGAGGCCATCCGAACGGGGAGCGAGCCGGAGACCAACACGCTCGAGGAGGCGCTGCTCGTCCAGCGGGTCATCGACGCCATCTACCGCTCGAGCGAACTCGGCCGGGCCGTCGAGGTCCCGCCCGCTCGTGACGCCGCTACAGCGGAGCCCGCTTCGGCCGCAGGTTCGACGACCGAGACCGACGCCCACTCCAGTTCGGCTGCGGAAACGGACGGCGACGGCGAAGCAGACGTAGACGAGTGTCCGGCGGTCGACTGA
- the psmB gene encoding archaeal proteasome endopeptidase complex subunit beta codes for MRTPHHNSEFSRTVDQLADEPSPYEPELGSLPRNDVSRTDLDTVNKTGTTTIGITTDDGVVIATDMRASLGGRFVSNKNVQKVEQIHPTGALTMVGSVGGAQSFISSLRAEVNLFESRRGEHMSINALATLAGNFARGGPFFAIHPILGGVDDEGSHVYSIDPAGGVMEDDYTVTGSGMQLAYGHLEQAYEDDLSNDEAMTIAARGIKSAAERDTGSGNGVFLCEITDEGVEIHGHNDFEEVI; via the coding sequence ATGCGCACACCGCATCACAACTCGGAGTTCTCCCGGACGGTCGACCAGCTGGCCGACGAGCCGAGTCCGTACGAACCGGAACTCGGGTCGCTCCCCCGGAACGACGTCTCGCGGACGGACCTCGACACCGTCAACAAGACGGGGACGACGACGATCGGCATCACGACCGACGACGGCGTCGTCATCGCGACGGACATGCGCGCCAGCCTCGGCGGCCGGTTCGTCTCGAACAAGAACGTCCAGAAGGTCGAGCAGATCCACCCCACCGGCGCACTCACGATGGTCGGCAGCGTCGGCGGTGCCCAGTCGTTCATCTCGAGCCTGCGCGCGGAGGTCAACCTCTTCGAATCCCGTCGCGGCGAACACATGAGCATCAACGCGCTCGCGACACTCGCGGGTAACTTCGCTCGCGGCGGCCCGTTCTTCGCGATCCACCCCATCCTCGGTGGCGTCGACGACGAGGGAAGCCACGTCTACAGTATCGACCCCGCCGGCGGCGTCATGGAAGACGACTACACCGTCACCGGCAGCGGGATGCAACTGGCCTACGGTCACCTGGAGCAGGCCTACGAGGACGACCTCTCGAACGACGAGGCGATGACCATCGCCGCCCGCGGCATCAAGTCCGCCGCCGAGCGCGACACCGGCTCCGGCAACGGCGTCTTCCTCTGTGAGATCACCGACGAGGGCGTCGAGATCCACGGCCACAACGACTTCGAAGAAGTCATCTAA
- a CDS encoding DUF555 domain-containing protein, translating into MGNYLVAMEAAWLVRDVDAIDDAIGVAVSEAGKRLNNKDMDYVEVEVGATGCPACGEPFDSAFIAADTALVGLGLEMDVYNADSEEHASRIAKSEVGGALRDVPLSVVEIIERPEDE; encoded by the coding sequence ATGGGAAATTATCTCGTCGCGATGGAAGCCGCGTGGCTCGTTCGTGACGTCGATGCGATCGACGACGCCATCGGCGTCGCCGTCAGCGAAGCCGGCAAGCGACTCAACAACAAGGACATGGACTACGTCGAGGTCGAAGTCGGTGCGACGGGCTGTCCCGCTTGCGGGGAGCCGTTCGACTCCGCGTTCATCGCCGCCGACACCGCTCTCGTTGGACTGGGTCTCGAGATGGACGTCTACAACGCCGACAGCGAGGAACACGCCTCCCGGATCGCCAAGAGCGAGGTCGGCGGGGCACTGCGGGACGTGCCGCTCTCGGTCGTCGAGATCATCGAACGCCCCGAGGACGAGTAG